The proteins below are encoded in one region of Malaclemys terrapin pileata isolate rMalTer1 chromosome 8, rMalTer1.hap1, whole genome shotgun sequence:
- the KIAA1191 gene encoding putative monooxygenase p33MONOX isoform X1, with product MASRQPDIPAIEHGSGGLLGKMSLPIGMHRRAFSYDDALEDTAPMTPPPSDMCSNVLWKQPVIPERKYQELSKVEEGETSMYPPVIIPSSSTESVNKVPVVKAKATHIIMNSLITKQTQESIQRFEQQAGLRDAGYTPHKGLTAEETKYHRVAEALHKLKMQSGEMAKEDKQTSSTQSTPNTTPHSSPKQKHRGWFSQGPSSSITGSDLVSRDSDGGDRDRISSEKWSLFGPRAVQKSTNDPGAFTVQSYKGAQKPSPMELIRAQATRMAEDPATFKPPKMDIPVMEGKKQSARSHNLKPRDMNVLTPTGF from the exons ATGGCTTCAAGACAACCAGATATTCCTG CTATTGAGCATGGCTCTGGAGGGCTTCTAGGAAAGATGTCCCTGCCTATTGGAATGCATCGTCGGGCATTCAGTTATGATGATGCCCTGGAGGATACAGCACCGATGACTCCTCCTCCTTCAGATATGTGCTCCAATGTCCTGTGGAAACAACCGGTCATCCCAGAGCGCAAGTACCAGGAGCTTTCAAAG GTTGAGGAAGGGGAGACTAGCATGTATCCACCTGTCATAATCCCCTCATCGTCCACTGAAAGTGTGAACAAGGTCccagttgtgaaggccaaggccaCTCATATCATCATGAATTCTCTCATTACAA AGCAGACTCAGGAGAGCATTCAGCGCTTTGAACAGCAGGCAGGGCTGAGAGATGCTGGATACACTCCCCACAAGGGCCTCACTGCTGAGGAGACAAAGTACCACCGTGTGGCTGAGGCACTCCAT AAGTTAAAGATGCAAAGTGGAGAGATGGCCAAAGAAGACAAACAGACATCTTCCACTCAATCCACTCCAAACACCACCCCCCACTCTTCACCCAAACAGAAACACAG GGGTTGGTTTAGTCAAGGACCCTCCAGTTCTATCACTGGCTCAGACTTGGTCTCCAGGGATTCTGATGGTGGGGATAGAGACAGAATATCCTCTGAAAAATGGAGCCTTTTTGGACCCAGAGCTGTCCAGAAATCCACTAATGACCCAG GGGCCTTTACCGTCCAGTCCTATAAGGGTGCCCAGAAGCCATCCCCAATGGAGCTGATCCGTGCCCAGGCCACCAGGATGGCAGAGGACCCAGCTACCTTCAAACCACCCAAGATGGACATTCCTGTTATGGAGGGGAAGAAACAGTCGGCACGGTCCCATAACCTCAAACCCCGGGATATGAATGTGCTCACTCCCACGGGATTCTAG
- the SIMC1 gene encoding SUMO-interacting motif-containing protein 1 isoform X3 encodes MLPAACLLPGMCLQEVIDLTGEDVCSAAQDDFTVIDLTEVEEERPADFLRGGAGTAAGMQCASPPSLPALVDIKRERKEVADQGLGALWDGAHEETKGTHLEGYFSPVSSCTRSVCDPELSSSTTTINSDLGSLASLLLDSDVFSFSPTSSNSSSASLDCSAAESRSTCQQREDPEHLPTSPAQSQSPGLSSCPPASTPRAPVQPLLETSNSVLTAVKQEPPEPAKPRPVNKAWLHKLRYFRRTPVHHLFLQGVVQDEESRQNAQLRAQPIPSRKLSMVSTTMEENFPKGTLQFLMDFVSCHHYPPKEIVSHVIRNILLSSETGEMLKDAYMLLMKIQMLHPATTTMVGWDWELLRYVMEEQEETLPGRFLFLQYVVQTLEDDFQLNLRLRFLQKSIAKEVLSCDRCFSNVKEVIEWLVAAVTGLGFSQPRKQQQKAPCPSESSRADCSISSPGPDSAQTDSETGQAEAVLPAFLSQKVVVLLQRMLSIAVEVDRSPNCSTNKIADVIFPYLVNIPLRSQREAFLNSMESQLLRCKVLELLFHHSCDMPASLPLSLSKILYFLVRHSLLLQYQDHEVTWQRWDEMLQHLILLLTSYRNVVLGHLRRSLSERMDLIISNAKPQLQDNDSITPVDIELHIKDFSSRLLQVLGKPLPPQLKDKVCMLQALLLTATST; translated from the exons ATGTTGCCGGCAGCTTGTTTGCTGCCTGGCATGTGTCTACAG gaGGTCATTGATCTAACCGGGGAGGACGTGTGTTCGGCAGCGCAGGATGACTTCACTGTGATTGACTTGACCGAAGTGGAGGAGGAGCGTCCAGCCGACTTCCTCCGGGGTGGTGCTGGCACTGCTGCCGGCATGCAGTGTGCTTCGCCTCCCAGCCTCCCCGCCCTCGTGGACATAAAGCGTGAAAGGAAAGAGGTGGCAGACCAAGGCCTTGGGGCCCTGTGGGACGGAGCCCACGAAGAGACAAAGGGGACCCACTTGGAAGGCTACTTCTCCCCCGTCTCCAGCTGCACGCGCTCTGTCTGTGACCCCGagctcagcagcagcaccaccactaTTAACAGTGACCTGGGCTCCTTGGCCAGCCTCCTGCTGGACTCGGACGTCTTCTCCTTCTCGCCAACCAGCAGCAATAGCAGCAGCGCATCCTTGGACTGCTCCGCCGCAGAATCTCGCAGTACCTGCCAGCAAAGGGAAGACCCGGAacacctccccacctcccctgctcAGAGCCAGTCCCCAGGTCTCTCCAGCTGCCCCCCAGCAAGCACCCCCAGGGCTCCAGTGCAGCCTTTGCTGGAGACCAGTAACTCAGTGCTGACTGCAGTGAAGCAGGagccccccgagccagccaaaCCACGGCCTGTCAATAAGGCCTGGCTGCATAAACTGCGGTACTTCAGGAGGACTCCGGTGCATCACCTTTTCCTCCAGGGAGTGGTGCAGGATGAGGAATCCCGCCAG AATGCACAGCTGAGGGCACAGCCCATCCCCAGCAGAAAATTGAGCATGGTATCTACCACCATGGAGGAGAACTTCCCTAAGGGGACCCTGCAGTTCCTAATGGACTTCGTGTCCTGCCACCATTACCCTCCAAAGGAGATTGTGTCCCATGTGATCAGGAATATCCTACTGAGCTCAGAGACTGGGGAGATGCTGAAGGATGCCTACATGCTGCTGATGAAAATTCAAAT GCTTCATCCAGCTACCACCACAATGGTGGGATGGGACTGGGAGCTGCTACGGTATGTCATGGAAGAGCAG GAGGAGACGCTCCCAGGGCGCTTTCTGTTCCTGCAGTACGTGGTGCAGACCCTGGAGGATGATTTCCAGCTGAACCTGAGACTGCGCTTTCTGCAGAAATCCATTGCCAAGGAGGTGCTTTCCTGTGACCGGTGCTTCAGCAACGTCAA GGAGGTGATTGAGTGGCTGGTTGCTGCCGTTACTGGACTTGGATTTTCCCAGCCCcgaaagcagcagcagaaagcacCATGTCCATCAGAGTCATCAAGGGCTGACTGTAGCATCTCCTCACCTGGGCCAGACTCAGCACAGACCGACAGTGAAACTGGGCAAGCAGAGGCCGTCCTACCGGCTTTCCTTTCCCAAAA GGTGGTGGTGCTTCTCCAGAGGATGCTGTCCATAGCCGTAGAGGTGGACAGGTCTCCCAACTGCAGCACCAATAAGATTGCCGATGTGATATTTCCGTACTTGGTGAACATTCCTCTGAGGAGCCAAAG GGAGGCCTTTTTAAACAGCATGGAGAGCCAGCTCCTGCGCTGCAAAGTGCTGGAGCTCCTGTTCCACCACAGCTGTGACATGCCAGCCTCCCTGCCCCTGTCTCTGAGCAAGATCCTGTATTTCCTGGTCCGCCATTCGCTGCTGCTACAGTATCAG GACCACGAAGTAACGTGGCAGAGATGGGATGAGATGCTTCAGCACTTGATTTTACTGTTGACAAGTTACCGCAACGTTGTGCTGG GGCACTTAAGAAGGTCACTCAGCGAGCGGATGGATTTAATCATTTCAAATGCCAAACCCCAGCTCCAGGATAACGACAGCATCACCCCCGTGGACATTGAGCTGCATATCAAGGACTTCAGCAGCCggctgctgcaggtgctggggaagccccttcccccacagctcaAGGACAAGGTGTGCATGCTTCAAGCGCTGCTGCTCACCGCCACCTCCACCTGA
- the SIMC1 gene encoding SUMO-interacting motif-containing protein 1 isoform X2, whose amino-acid sequence MAEGVIRLSDSGSEGGRSPPRRKRRRLPQRRAEVIDLTGEDVCSAAQDDFTVIDLTEVEEERPADFLRGGAGTAAGMQCASPPSLPALVDIKRERKEVADQGLGALWDGAHEETKGTHLEGYFSPVSSCTRSVCDPELSSSTTTINSDLGSLASLLLDSDVFSFSPTSSNSSSASLDCSAAESRSTCQQREDPEHLPTSPAQSQSPGLSSCPPASTPRAPVQPLLETSNSVLTAVKQEPPEPAKPRPVNKAWLHKLRYFRRTPVHHLFLQGVVQDEESRQNAQLRAQPIPSRKLSMVSTTMEENFPKGTLQFLMDFVSCHHYPPKEIVSHVIRNILLSSETGEMLKDAYMLLMKIQMLHPATTTMVGWDWELLRYVMEEQEETLPGRFLFLQYVVQTLEDDFQLNLRLRFLQKSIAKEVLSCDRCFSNVKEVIEWLVAAVTGLGFSQPRKQQQKAPCPSESSRADCSISSPGPDSAQTDSETGQAEAVLPAFLSQKVVVLLQRMLSIAVEVDRSPNCSTNKIADVIFPYLVNIPLRSQREAFLNSMESQLLRCKVLELLFHHSCDMPASLPLSLSKILYFLVRHSLLLQYQDHEVTWQRWDEMLQHLILLLTSYRNVVLGHLRRSLSERMDLIISNAKPQLQDNDSITPVDIELHIKDFSSRLLQVLGKPLPPQLKDKVCMLQALLLTATST is encoded by the exons ATGGCCGAGGGCGTCATCCGCCTCAGCGACTCGGGCTCGGAGGGCGGCCGCTCCCCGCCCCGCCGGAAGAGGCGGCGGTTGCCCCAGCGACGCGCG gaGGTCATTGATCTAACCGGGGAGGACGTGTGTTCGGCAGCGCAGGATGACTTCACTGTGATTGACTTGACCGAAGTGGAGGAGGAGCGTCCAGCCGACTTCCTCCGGGGTGGTGCTGGCACTGCTGCCGGCATGCAGTGTGCTTCGCCTCCCAGCCTCCCCGCCCTCGTGGACATAAAGCGTGAAAGGAAAGAGGTGGCAGACCAAGGCCTTGGGGCCCTGTGGGACGGAGCCCACGAAGAGACAAAGGGGACCCACTTGGAAGGCTACTTCTCCCCCGTCTCCAGCTGCACGCGCTCTGTCTGTGACCCCGagctcagcagcagcaccaccactaTTAACAGTGACCTGGGCTCCTTGGCCAGCCTCCTGCTGGACTCGGACGTCTTCTCCTTCTCGCCAACCAGCAGCAATAGCAGCAGCGCATCCTTGGACTGCTCCGCCGCAGAATCTCGCAGTACCTGCCAGCAAAGGGAAGACCCGGAacacctccccacctcccctgctcAGAGCCAGTCCCCAGGTCTCTCCAGCTGCCCCCCAGCAAGCACCCCCAGGGCTCCAGTGCAGCCTTTGCTGGAGACCAGTAACTCAGTGCTGACTGCAGTGAAGCAGGagccccccgagccagccaaaCCACGGCCTGTCAATAAGGCCTGGCTGCATAAACTGCGGTACTTCAGGAGGACTCCGGTGCATCACCTTTTCCTCCAGGGAGTGGTGCAGGATGAGGAATCCCGCCAG AATGCACAGCTGAGGGCACAGCCCATCCCCAGCAGAAAATTGAGCATGGTATCTACCACCATGGAGGAGAACTTCCCTAAGGGGACCCTGCAGTTCCTAATGGACTTCGTGTCCTGCCACCATTACCCTCCAAAGGAGATTGTGTCCCATGTGATCAGGAATATCCTACTGAGCTCAGAGACTGGGGAGATGCTGAAGGATGCCTACATGCTGCTGATGAAAATTCAAAT GCTTCATCCAGCTACCACCACAATGGTGGGATGGGACTGGGAGCTGCTACGGTATGTCATGGAAGAGCAG GAGGAGACGCTCCCAGGGCGCTTTCTGTTCCTGCAGTACGTGGTGCAGACCCTGGAGGATGATTTCCAGCTGAACCTGAGACTGCGCTTTCTGCAGAAATCCATTGCCAAGGAGGTGCTTTCCTGTGACCGGTGCTTCAGCAACGTCAA GGAGGTGATTGAGTGGCTGGTTGCTGCCGTTACTGGACTTGGATTTTCCCAGCCCcgaaagcagcagcagaaagcacCATGTCCATCAGAGTCATCAAGGGCTGACTGTAGCATCTCCTCACCTGGGCCAGACTCAGCACAGACCGACAGTGAAACTGGGCAAGCAGAGGCCGTCCTACCGGCTTTCCTTTCCCAAAA GGTGGTGGTGCTTCTCCAGAGGATGCTGTCCATAGCCGTAGAGGTGGACAGGTCTCCCAACTGCAGCACCAATAAGATTGCCGATGTGATATTTCCGTACTTGGTGAACATTCCTCTGAGGAGCCAAAG GGAGGCCTTTTTAAACAGCATGGAGAGCCAGCTCCTGCGCTGCAAAGTGCTGGAGCTCCTGTTCCACCACAGCTGTGACATGCCAGCCTCCCTGCCCCTGTCTCTGAGCAAGATCCTGTATTTCCTGGTCCGCCATTCGCTGCTGCTACAGTATCAG GACCACGAAGTAACGTGGCAGAGATGGGATGAGATGCTTCAGCACTTGATTTTACTGTTGACAAGTTACCGCAACGTTGTGCTGG GGCACTTAAGAAGGTCACTCAGCGAGCGGATGGATTTAATCATTTCAAATGCCAAACCCCAGCTCCAGGATAACGACAGCATCACCCCCGTGGACATTGAGCTGCATATCAAGGACTTCAGCAGCCggctgctgcaggtgctggggaagccccttcccccacagctcaAGGACAAGGTGTGCATGCTTCAAGCGCTGCTGCTCACCGCCACCTCCACCTGA
- the SIMC1 gene encoding SUMO-interacting motif-containing protein 1 isoform X1 — MASTYGESAMATGRPGPGDHFRGRGPRAALPLPGRRCRYEVIDLTGEDVCSAAQDDFTVIDLTEVEEERPADFLRGGAGTAAGMQCASPPSLPALVDIKRERKEVADQGLGALWDGAHEETKGTHLEGYFSPVSSCTRSVCDPELSSSTTTINSDLGSLASLLLDSDVFSFSPTSSNSSSASLDCSAAESRSTCQQREDPEHLPTSPAQSQSPGLSSCPPASTPRAPVQPLLETSNSVLTAVKQEPPEPAKPRPVNKAWLHKLRYFRRTPVHHLFLQGVVQDEESRQNAQLRAQPIPSRKLSMVSTTMEENFPKGTLQFLMDFVSCHHYPPKEIVSHVIRNILLSSETGEMLKDAYMLLMKIQMLHPATTTMVGWDWELLRYVMEEQEETLPGRFLFLQYVVQTLEDDFQLNLRLRFLQKSIAKEVLSCDRCFSNVKEVIEWLVAAVTGLGFSQPRKQQQKAPCPSESSRADCSISSPGPDSAQTDSETGQAEAVLPAFLSQKVVVLLQRMLSIAVEVDRSPNCSTNKIADVIFPYLVNIPLRSQREAFLNSMESQLLRCKVLELLFHHSCDMPASLPLSLSKILYFLVRHSLLLQYQDHEVTWQRWDEMLQHLILLLTSYRNVVLGHLRRSLSERMDLIISNAKPQLQDNDSITPVDIELHIKDFSSRLLQVLGKPLPPQLKDKVCMLQALLLTATST, encoded by the exons ATGGCGAGCACGTACGGGGAGAGCGCCATGGCAACCGGGCGGCCGGGCCCCGGCGACCACTTCCGGGGCAGAGGCCCAAGGGCGGCGCTTCCGCTTCCGGGGCGCCGCTGTCGCTAC gaGGTCATTGATCTAACCGGGGAGGACGTGTGTTCGGCAGCGCAGGATGACTTCACTGTGATTGACTTGACCGAAGTGGAGGAGGAGCGTCCAGCCGACTTCCTCCGGGGTGGTGCTGGCACTGCTGCCGGCATGCAGTGTGCTTCGCCTCCCAGCCTCCCCGCCCTCGTGGACATAAAGCGTGAAAGGAAAGAGGTGGCAGACCAAGGCCTTGGGGCCCTGTGGGACGGAGCCCACGAAGAGACAAAGGGGACCCACTTGGAAGGCTACTTCTCCCCCGTCTCCAGCTGCACGCGCTCTGTCTGTGACCCCGagctcagcagcagcaccaccactaTTAACAGTGACCTGGGCTCCTTGGCCAGCCTCCTGCTGGACTCGGACGTCTTCTCCTTCTCGCCAACCAGCAGCAATAGCAGCAGCGCATCCTTGGACTGCTCCGCCGCAGAATCTCGCAGTACCTGCCAGCAAAGGGAAGACCCGGAacacctccccacctcccctgctcAGAGCCAGTCCCCAGGTCTCTCCAGCTGCCCCCCAGCAAGCACCCCCAGGGCTCCAGTGCAGCCTTTGCTGGAGACCAGTAACTCAGTGCTGACTGCAGTGAAGCAGGagccccccgagccagccaaaCCACGGCCTGTCAATAAGGCCTGGCTGCATAAACTGCGGTACTTCAGGAGGACTCCGGTGCATCACCTTTTCCTCCAGGGAGTGGTGCAGGATGAGGAATCCCGCCAG AATGCACAGCTGAGGGCACAGCCCATCCCCAGCAGAAAATTGAGCATGGTATCTACCACCATGGAGGAGAACTTCCCTAAGGGGACCCTGCAGTTCCTAATGGACTTCGTGTCCTGCCACCATTACCCTCCAAAGGAGATTGTGTCCCATGTGATCAGGAATATCCTACTGAGCTCAGAGACTGGGGAGATGCTGAAGGATGCCTACATGCTGCTGATGAAAATTCAAAT GCTTCATCCAGCTACCACCACAATGGTGGGATGGGACTGGGAGCTGCTACGGTATGTCATGGAAGAGCAG GAGGAGACGCTCCCAGGGCGCTTTCTGTTCCTGCAGTACGTGGTGCAGACCCTGGAGGATGATTTCCAGCTGAACCTGAGACTGCGCTTTCTGCAGAAATCCATTGCCAAGGAGGTGCTTTCCTGTGACCGGTGCTTCAGCAACGTCAA GGAGGTGATTGAGTGGCTGGTTGCTGCCGTTACTGGACTTGGATTTTCCCAGCCCcgaaagcagcagcagaaagcacCATGTCCATCAGAGTCATCAAGGGCTGACTGTAGCATCTCCTCACCTGGGCCAGACTCAGCACAGACCGACAGTGAAACTGGGCAAGCAGAGGCCGTCCTACCGGCTTTCCTTTCCCAAAA GGTGGTGGTGCTTCTCCAGAGGATGCTGTCCATAGCCGTAGAGGTGGACAGGTCTCCCAACTGCAGCACCAATAAGATTGCCGATGTGATATTTCCGTACTTGGTGAACATTCCTCTGAGGAGCCAAAG GGAGGCCTTTTTAAACAGCATGGAGAGCCAGCTCCTGCGCTGCAAAGTGCTGGAGCTCCTGTTCCACCACAGCTGTGACATGCCAGCCTCCCTGCCCCTGTCTCTGAGCAAGATCCTGTATTTCCTGGTCCGCCATTCGCTGCTGCTACAGTATCAG GACCACGAAGTAACGTGGCAGAGATGGGATGAGATGCTTCAGCACTTGATTTTACTGTTGACAAGTTACCGCAACGTTGTGCTGG GGCACTTAAGAAGGTCACTCAGCGAGCGGATGGATTTAATCATTTCAAATGCCAAACCCCAGCTCCAGGATAACGACAGCATCACCCCCGTGGACATTGAGCTGCATATCAAGGACTTCAGCAGCCggctgctgcaggtgctggggaagccccttcccccacagctcaAGGACAAGGTGTGCATGCTTCAAGCGCTGCTGCTCACCGCCACCTCCACCTGA
- the KIAA1191 gene encoding putative monooxygenase p33MONOX isoform X2, with product MSLPIGMHRRAFSYDDALEDTAPMTPPPSDMCSNVLWKQPVIPERKYQELSKVEEGETSMYPPVIIPSSSTESVNKVPVVKAKATHIIMNSLITKQTQESIQRFEQQAGLRDAGYTPHKGLTAEETKYHRVAEALHKLKMQSGEMAKEDKQTSSTQSTPNTTPHSSPKQKHRGWFSQGPSSSITGSDLVSRDSDGGDRDRISSEKWSLFGPRAVQKSTNDPGAFTVQSYKGAQKPSPMELIRAQATRMAEDPATFKPPKMDIPVMEGKKQSARSHNLKPRDMNVLTPTGF from the exons ATGTCCCTGCCTATTGGAATGCATCGTCGGGCATTCAGTTATGATGATGCCCTGGAGGATACAGCACCGATGACTCCTCCTCCTTCAGATATGTGCTCCAATGTCCTGTGGAAACAACCGGTCATCCCAGAGCGCAAGTACCAGGAGCTTTCAAAG GTTGAGGAAGGGGAGACTAGCATGTATCCACCTGTCATAATCCCCTCATCGTCCACTGAAAGTGTGAACAAGGTCccagttgtgaaggccaaggccaCTCATATCATCATGAATTCTCTCATTACAA AGCAGACTCAGGAGAGCATTCAGCGCTTTGAACAGCAGGCAGGGCTGAGAGATGCTGGATACACTCCCCACAAGGGCCTCACTGCTGAGGAGACAAAGTACCACCGTGTGGCTGAGGCACTCCAT AAGTTAAAGATGCAAAGTGGAGAGATGGCCAAAGAAGACAAACAGACATCTTCCACTCAATCCACTCCAAACACCACCCCCCACTCTTCACCCAAACAGAAACACAG GGGTTGGTTTAGTCAAGGACCCTCCAGTTCTATCACTGGCTCAGACTTGGTCTCCAGGGATTCTGATGGTGGGGATAGAGACAGAATATCCTCTGAAAAATGGAGCCTTTTTGGACCCAGAGCTGTCCAGAAATCCACTAATGACCCAG GGGCCTTTACCGTCCAGTCCTATAAGGGTGCCCAGAAGCCATCCCCAATGGAGCTGATCCGTGCCCAGGCCACCAGGATGGCAGAGGACCCAGCTACCTTCAAACCACCCAAGATGGACATTCCTGTTATGGAGGGGAAGAAACAGTCGGCACGGTCCCATAACCTCAAACCCCGGGATATGAATGTGCTCACTCCCACGGGATTCTAG